The Antedon mediterranea chromosome 11, ecAntMedi1.1, whole genome shotgun sequence genome window below encodes:
- the LOC140062360 gene encoding cephalotocin receptor 1-like, whose translation MDTDQLSGTDITIMTSLDMTMASSDMTMTSSEVKTVSTLMFTNNSIEIIHNVAVRVLTMWILFTIGVLGNCLVLFWLLINRHRFCRRVNQIILGLTFADLFVCFFVVMGTAIYEMLQYHWFLGNAMCKIIMYMQSVSIMASSNLLVVIALDRHQAIHNPFRKTISTKKLVGLAWGLASLTSIPQLFIWLEKSERDADANYFESCTTELFIKPKWRRKTYVAYAATVTFVIPLIIIGIAYIRICIRIWNKAQISENKPTKRSRKQSHRLQLQSTGTHTLIKAKFKTLKMTLVIVTFFFICSMPYYVCELLVSFHEGEGPPMDQSLYAIFGIMAISNSAVNPYIVLLFNCNGQTGSLKNCRYYVRRKPSDRSTSRVTTKSCLMMEDNKRNGENKQLNLVLLNNTEVEH comes from the coding sequence ATGGATACTGATCAATTATCCGGAACGGACATCACAATAATGACGTCATTAGACATGACAATGGCATCATCAGATATGACAATGACGTCATCAGAAGTTAAAACAGTCTCGACATTAATGTTTACAAATAACAGTATTGAGATTATTCATAATGTTGCTGTACGTGTGCTGACCATGTGGATATTGTTCACTATCGGGGTATTAGGCAATTGCCTTGTTCTGTTTTGGTTGTTGATAAATAGACACAGATTCTGTAGACGTGTCAACCAGATTATCTTAGGCCTGACATTTGCCGATTTATTTGTCTGTTTCTTTGTTGTCATGGGCACGGCTATTTATGAAATGCTTCAATATCACTGGTTTTTAGGAAATGCTATGTGtaaaattataatgtatatgCAGAGTGTGTCTATAATGGCTTCAAGTAACTTACTTGTGGTGATAGCACTTGACAGGCACCAAGCCATACACAATCCATTTCGTAAAACTATTTCAACAAAGAAATTAGTTGGTTTAGCCTGGGGACTGGCGTCACTTACTTCGATTCCCCAGTTATTTATCTGGCTAGAGAAATCAGAACGGGATGCTGACGCAAACTACTTTGAATCATGTACAACAGAGCTATTCATCAAACCAAAATGGAGACGCAAAACGTACGTTGCGTACGCCGCCACAGTGACGTTTGTAATACCGCTTATCATCATCGGAATTGCTTATATAAGAATATGTATTCGAATATGGAATAAAGCGCAAATCAGTGAAAATAAACCAACAAAACGATCAAGAAAACAAAGTCACCGTTTACAGCTTCAGAGTACCGGAACCCACACGTTAATCAAGGCTAAATTTAAAACGTTAAAAATGACGTTAGTAATTGTAacttttttctttatttgtagTATGCCGTATTACGTTTGCGAGTTGTTGGTATCATTTCATGAAGGGGAAGGCCCTCCTATGGATCAATCTCTTTACGCCATATTTGGAATTATGGCTATTAGTAACTCGGCTGTAAATCCATATATTGTGCTTCTTTTTAATTGTAATGGGCAAACCGGTTCTCTTAAAAACTGTCGATATTATGTTCGGAGGAAACCAAGTGATCGGTCAACGTCACGAGTAACTACTAAAAGCTGTCTTATGATGGAAGATAACAAACGAAATGGAGAGAACAAACAATTAAACTTAGTGCTATTGAATAACACTGAAGTCGAGCACTAA